In Brevinematia bacterium, the following proteins share a genomic window:
- a CDS encoding FtsX-like permease family protein, with the protein YQSILNMVLTIVLFVVIFAIANTITMNIYDRFREIGTIRAIGAKRKTVVLQFVLESGLMGVIGTILGLLVGGVMALTINLSGGIYIPPPPGNVEGYYAFIKPNPLDVTVYCLLFLLVSVIASLLPAYKASRMNIVDALRTV; encoded by the coding sequence ATATCAGTCAATACTGAATATGGTTCTAACGATAGTTCTGTTTGTAGTAATATTTGCAATAGCAAATACAATAACAATGAATATATACGACAGATTCAGGGAAATAGGCACAATAAGAGCAATAGGTGCTAAGAGAAAAACTGTAGTATTGCAGTTTGTGCTGGAGAGCGGATTGATGGGAGTCATAGGAACAATCTTGGGGCTTCTAGTGGGTGGTGTAATGGCGTTGACAATAAATCTAAGTGGAGGAATATACATACCACCACCGCCTGGAAACGTAGAAGGATACTACGCATTTATAAAGCCAAATCCTTTGGATGTTACTGTCTACTGCCTACTATTTCTGCTGGTTTCAGTAATAGCAAGCCTATTACCAGCATATAAAGCCTCAAGAATGAACATAGTAGATGCCTTGAGAACAGTCTAA